GCTGAAGAAGGGCGACTTTGTCATCGCCCCGTTCGCGTGGTCCGACGGAACCTGCGAGTTCTGCCGTGAAGGACTGCAGACGTCGTGCCGCCACGGCGGATTCTGGGCCGGCGACGGCATCGGTGGCGCACAGGCGGAGGCCATCCGCGTGCCACTGGCAGACGGCACCCTGGTCAAAGCACCCGTCGGCGAAGACTCGGAACTGCTCCCCTCACTTCTCACCCTGTCCGACGTCCTGGGCACCGGCTACCACGCTGCCGTCAAGGGTCGTGTGAACGAACGCACCTCGGTCACCGTCATCGGCGACGGCGCAGTCGGCCTCATGGCGGTTCTCTCCGCCAAACGACTTGGCGCCGAGCGGATCATCCTCATGGGCCGTCATAAGTCGCGCACCGATCTGGGCATCGAATTCGGAGCCACCGATGTCGTCGCCGAGCGCGGCGACGAGGGCATCGCCAAGGTCCGCGAACTGACCGGCGGTGACGGCACCCATGTTGTACTCGAAGCCGTGGGCCACATGCCCGCCTACGAGCAGGCGATCGGTGTCGTCCGCCCCGGCGGTGTCATCAGCCGCGTCGGTGTACCTCAGTACGAGGTAGCGCCCGTCGGTTTCGGCAGCCTGTTCGGACCCAACGTCACACTCACCGGTGGCCCGGCTCCCGTGCGCGCGTACATCGAGGAGCTCATGCCAGACGTGCTCGACGGAACGATCCAGCCGGGCAAGGTTTTCGACCGGACCGTCAACCTCGACGAGGTACCGGACGCCTACCGCGCGATGGACACTCGTGAGGCACTCAAAGTTCTTGTTCGGCCGTAACCCATGACCACCGTCGACACTCCCCGGATCGGTCGCGTCAATTCCACCGCGATCCTGGCGATCATTCTGATCAGCTACTTCATGATTCTGCTCGACAACTCCATCATCTTCACCGGGCTGCCGAGCATCGCAGCCGAGATGGGGTATTCGGCGACCGGTTTGTCCTGGGTGCAAGACGCGTACACCCTCGTATTCGGCGGACTGCTCCTCCTCGGCGCGAGACTCGGAGACATCTTCGGGCGTCGCCGCATCTTTGTGGCCGGGTTGGCGATCTTCGCGGCCGCGTCGTTCCTGGTCGGGGTTGCTCCCAATGGTTGGTGGCTCATCGCGGCCCGCGCCTTCCAAGGCGTCGGCGCCGCGGTGGTCGCGCCGGCGTCACTGTCACTGCTGACGGCAAGCTTCCCTCCGGGGCGCGAACGGACACGCGCGGTTGCCTGGTACGGCGCAGCCGCCGGGATCGGCGCGAGCCTCGGCCTGGTGATCGGCGGCGCCCTTGCCGATTGGGTTTCCTGGCGCGCAGGATTTTTCATCAACGTCCCGATCGGCATCGCGATGATCGTTCTGGCACCGCGGTTCATTCCCGAAACGAAGCCGAGCACAGGACGTTTCGATGTAGCCGGCGCCGTCTACGCCACACTTGGAATGGCCGCATTGGTCTTCGGCATAGTCAACTCCGCCGAAGCCGGCGCGGCATCACCGACGACCTTCCTGCCGCTGACGCTCGGTGTGGTTCTCCTGGCTCTGCTGGTTCGAAATGAATCGCGCGCGGAGCAACCCATCATGCCGCTTCGACTCTTCCGCTCTCGCGAACGATCCGGCGCCTACGCCGCCCGCATGCTGTATCTAGGCGCCATGATCGGCTTCTTCTACTTCACCACTCAACTTCTCCAGGGCGTAATGGGATTCAGTGCTTTCCAAGCCGGTGTGGCCTTCTTCCCGATGACGGTCGTCAATTTTGCAGTTGCACTGCTGATTCCGCGATTGACCCCTCGATTCGGGAACGCTCCGTTGCTCGCCGCAGGAGTGGCACTCACCTTGGTGGGTATGACCTGGCTCAGCTTCGTGCATTCGGGCAGCACTTATCTGAGCGGCGTTGCATTACCGATGATCTTGATCGGCGCAGGCCAAGGTCTCGCGTTTGCGCCGCTCACCGCTGCCGGAATCTCCGGGGTGAGTGCCGACGACGCCGGAGCCGCGTCCGGACTGGTCAACACAGCACACCAACTGGGCAGCGCACTGGGACTCGGCATTCTCGTTGCGATCTCAGCCGGGGCCGGATCCGCTGCAGAATCCCCGAAAGAAGCACTCACCGAGCATGTCTCGACTGCACTGACCGCAGGCGCCGGCCTCCTCGCCGGTTGCCTCGTCATAGTTCTTGTCTTCATCGTGCCGTCAGCGGGTAAACGAAGACAGGTAGACAGTCATCCGAAAATCGTTCAGCCATAACATAAGGAGTTCCCATGGAGATTCTGAAGCAACCGCAGACGAGCAAGGCTCCCGCAGACTGGTTCACCGGTGACGTCTGGTGGGACGTCATCTACGCAGGTCAAGAACCGTCACGCATGCGCGCCAACATGGTTCGCTTTGCGCCGTGCTCACGCACAGACTGGCACTCCCACGCGCTGGGGCAGACCTTGCACATTGTGTCCGGCACCGCCCTGATTCAGGCTCGCGGCGGCGAGATCATCGAGGCCCACCCCGGCGACACCGTCTACACACCACCCGGCGAAGAACATTGGCACGGTGCGGCACCCGACCACTTCATGACCCATCTCGCGTTGTGGGAAGGTCCCGGCGACGGCAGCACGGAAACCACTTGGGGCGACAAAGTCACCGACGAGGAATACAACGCCCCTCGTAGCAATCGCCGGTGAAGTCCGAATATCAAGGAGCGCAACATCGTGACTGAGACCATGACTGCACTGTTCGGTGGGCAGGGCCCGGACTGGGTGGCCCGCGACGTTCCAGTTCCCGAGCCTGGCCCCGGACAGGTTCTTGTGCGCACTCATGCCGTCGCACTGAACAACGCCGATCCGCAGATGCTCGCTGAGTTCGACACACCGGGCTCCGACAACGAGTACGTCGCCGGATACGAATTTGCCGGTGACATAGCAGCACTCGGCCCCGGTACGCACAACCTCACAGTGGGCGATCGTGTCATGGGAACTGCGCCGAGCAGTTTCGCGCAGTTCGTCCTCGCGGATTACCGGCACGTCATAGCCATGCCCGACAACCTGCAATACAACGAAGCCACAGCCCTGCCGACTGCACTACTCACCGAACACGGGGCTCTGATGCTCGCCGGCTACACGCCGGGACAGACGGTACTCATCACGGCGGCCACGTCAGGCATCGGCCTGCTGGGAGTTCAGATCGCGAAGGCGCTGGGCGCAGCCGCCGTCATCGGCACCACACGATCTCCGGGCAAGGAAGACGTATTGATCAAAGCCGGCGCAGACACCGCTGTCGTCACGACGAATCGAAATCTCACGGACGCCGTACTCGAAGCAACAGAAGGTCGAGGAGTCGATGTCGTACTCGACCACGCCGGCGGGCAGACTCTAGCGGCCTGCTTACCCGCCACCCGAGACGGCGGGCACCTCGTCAATATCGGACGCCTCGACGCCGCGCAGTCCACGATCGACCTGGACGCGCTCTCCTACCGCCATCTTCACCTACATGGAGCATCATTCGGCTTCGGTCGAGCAGAAGAACTCGGGAACGTGATTGCTGCCCTCGCCAACGAGGTCATGCCTGCTGTCGTCGACGGTCGGATACGTCCCGTCATCGACAGCATCTACCCCTTCGTGGAAGCGTCCGACGCGGCACACCGCATGCGTAGCGGCAATACCGTCGGAAAGATCGTGATGCCGATGCCCTGACCGATCTGTACGTCGCACCCCAACAGGATGAATGGTTCGTTTTCGGTCTGACTCATGGCACGCTGATCCCATGGAGCCACTCGAACCGATGCGGCCGGTGAGCGTTCAAGCGCCGATTCAGACGTCGACCCCGAGGTGGAAATCCGCGGCGGTCTTGCTGGGAACGATGTGCGTCTTTGCGTATGCCCTGCTCTCGACGAGAACCGGACCCGGCCCGGTCGCGGCGGGAGTTGCCGTCGGCATTGTCGGCGTAGGGCTCTACGCAATGTCGGTAGTGCGCACCCTCCGAGAGAACTCGGGCAAACGGATACCTTTGTGGGGCGATGCTCCGGTGTCTCCGCGCGAGATGGACCTGCTTGCCGGAGCCGGTATGCCGTTGTTGACAGCCGGAGTCTTGACCGCGATCCGTGCGTCGGGATTGACCTGGCCGTATCTCTTCTTCGGGTTGTTTGCGACGGTTGTGGTCCTGGCTTTGATTCTTCCTGTCCTCATACATAATTCACGCGTAAAACGGTCACCGGCAGCGTGAGAGACTCACCGCATTCCGGTATCCCGGAGAGTGATATTGAGCCGACCGGATGTCAATCCACTGTCCGTATCTGCGCTTCCTGCAATCACTTTCGGGACACCGTGGTAGGCGAATCGTGAGGCTCCACCAAAAACGAAGAGATCGCCCGACTGAAGTTCGATGTCGGTGTACGGCCGGTTCCGATTCTCCGTGTTCCCGAATCTGAATACGCAACTCTGGCCGATGCTCAGTGACACGACGGGGGCCTCGCAACGCTCGTCCTTGTCCTGATGCATGCCCATCCGGGCGCCGTCGTCGTAGAAGTTGATCAGCGCGGTGTCGGGTGTGTAGGTCTGACCCGGATCTCCATAGGCTTCTCTCACTGCTTTACGCCCCAACTCGATCAGCCAATCGGGCAGTGCGGCCACTGCCGCCCCGTTCACATCGTCGGCCGTGCGCGTGTATTTGTATGGTTGCCAATGCCAGCCGAGGCACACGGTTTGGACCGACATCTTGTGTCCGCCGGCAACCACCGCCGAGCGCATCGGGACCGGGGCAGTTGCCCACCGTCGACATTCGGTCACGAGCATGCGCTGTTGGGCAAGGCCGAGCCAATCCGGAATATGGACAGCGCCCGGGGCTACCTCCATCCGCGGGCGCGGGATCAGCGCGTTCATGATTTCCAGGCTAATAGGCACCGAGGCATTGACACTCCCTACCTCGACTCGTATCGTAATCAATGAATTGATTGATAAAGGAGATGGTTGACAAGTGATCGTGGATCCCGGGGCCGATGATCGTCTCGACAAAGCATTCATGGCACTTGCCGATCCGGTGCGACGACGGATCATCGCCCGCCTGAGCACCGGACCTCAGACGGTCAACGAGCTCGCGGAGCCGTTCGAGATCACGAAACAGGCCGTCTCCAAACATATTCAGGTACTCGAGGCAGCGGGGCTTGTCACTCGCAGCCGTGACGCCCAGAGACGTCCGGTGCATCTGAACGCCGCAGCGCTCGAGGCTTTGACGGCCTGGATCGACCGCTATCGACTGGTCCACGAACAACAGTTCCGAAAACTTGATCACCTACTGCACACCACACAGAAGGAGACGCAGTCATGAGCACCACCAATCCCGTCACGATCACCGCTCCCGAGGGCGTTCCGTTCATCGACATCACACGTGAGTTCGACGCACCCGTGAGTGCCGTGTTCGCGGCCCACTCGAATCCCGAACTGGTCAAGCAATGGCTCGGCCCCAACGGTTACGAGATGGACATCGAGGAATACAACTTTGTCAGCGGCGGTCGATACAAGTACATCCACCGCAATCCCGAGGGTGACGAGTTCGCGTTCAACGGCGTTTTCCATGTGGTTCGCGACAACGAATTTGCCATCCAGACCTTCGAATACGAAGGCTTTCCCGATGTGGTCAGCATCGAATCCATGACGTTCGAAGATCTGGGCAACGGGCGCACCCGTCTCTCCGGCCATTCGGTCTATCCGAGCCTCGAGGCGCGCGACGGCATGATCGAGAGCAATATGGAGCGCGGCGTCGTCGAAGGTTACGAGCGCCTGGACAAGATCGTCGCTCAGTCCTGAGCACCTGTTTGCCCGATTACTCACTGCGGAAGGCACTCCCATGGATTGGACCCTCGAAGTAGTCATAGTCCCCGTCAGCGATCTCGAGCGCTCCATTGCGTTCTATCGCGAACAGGTCGGATTCAATCTCGATCACCACACCGTGAACGAGCATATGACGGTCGCCCAGCTCACGCCACGGGGATCGGGTTGTTCCATCGTCATCGGCAACCTGCCGTCACAATCCGAGATGGCTCCCGGCTCGTTGAAGGGCCTGCAGTTGGTTGTGTCAGACGCGGCAACGGCCAGACAGGAGCTCATCGACCGCGGCGTCGACGCCAGCGAGGTCACCGTCTTCGACGAGCGTGACGGCGGCACCTTCTTCGGATTCTCCGATCCTGACGGCAACACCTGGGCGGTTCAGCAGCTGAAGGTTCGCGGCGAGAAGCCCCTCATTCCGAAGGCGTACCAGGACCGTTTCGGCGCGTAGCGGCCGCCTTCCACGCGGCATAGTCCTCGGGCAGACAGACAGCGCACGGGCGATAGCCGGCCGCAATCGCGGTCGGCTCATCGGCGAAGAACACCCGACTGGCGACATATCCACCACGCGCGATTGCCTGCGCCGCCCCTCGACAGTCGAGTCGGCCGTAGATCTTCGTTTTCCGGTGCCCGCCAAGCACACCGGGCGTCTGACTTTCGTAGGGTTTGTTGCGGGCGTCGCGGAGTATGTACGTCTTATTCGGCATCGTGAAGCACCAATCCCAATGTTCGACGCGTACCCGAGTGCACCACGCTGACACCATGTCGCACAGGGGCTCTGGACCACCCACGCGAACTCTGGACCGGCCGATCCCGCGTGGTGAAGATCAATGCGTGACCTTGTTCGAGTACCGTGACCGTCCCTTTCGACTGGGCGCGCGAACGCTGTTCGACGAGCAAGAACTCTCCCCCGGCGTGATCGAGGCGAGGTCTGTCGAGGCCGATCACCACCTGTAAGGGAAACACCAACTCTCCATACAGGTCCCGATGCAGTGCATTCCAGTCACCAGGGCCGTAGGACAGAAGAATCGGAGTAGGCCGCTTCTGTCCGGCGGTGTGGCACTGATCGATCCATTCTTCGAAAGTGTCCGGCCACGATGCCCTGTCCCCCAGCTTGAACGCCCACTCTCTCGCTACGGGCAGCAGCTGTCGGTAGAAGGTGGCCCGCATAGCCGTGATCGGCTCGGGTACCGGATCACCGAAGTACCGGTACTCCCCTTGGCCGAAGCGGTACCGAGCCATGTCGATCGTGCTTCGAAATCGGTCGACGTCCGTGTACCAGGAAGCGATCTCGCGACACTCCGATTCGTCGAGTAGCGGTGTCGTCTGAGCACACCCACTGGAGTTGATTCCCTCGATCAGCGCAGGCCAATCGAGGGAATCGACACGAGCAGGCAGATCGGTGAACTGGTCCATACGTCGTAGACGACGCGAAGGTCAGGAATGTGAGAATGCCAAGAGTTGGTCAGCCAGAGCGTTGTACGTACGGGCGATCCCGGCATAACTGAGCACTGGTTCCGGATTCCAGGTGCCGATCTTCCCTGCCTTCACCGCGGGCAAGTTGGACCACGCAGGATTGGTGCCGAGCGTATCCAGTTGCAAACTGGACGGGCGGTCGTCGAGGAAGATCATGTCGGCCGGATAGTGGTCCGCCATCTCCCAGGCCAGCTTCTCGACGTAGACCGACGATCCCTCGGCCGGATCGACGACGGCAAGACCCAAACCTGCCAGGTCGGCGAGGATCGGAAATCCGGAACGACTGACACGCATCGTGTCCGGATCTGCGGAGGCGAATAGAACGTGTGAATTCTTCAGTGAAGAAGCGACTTCGGAGATCCGCTCGCGCGCAGCGTCGTGGTCTTTTCGCTGCGCGTCCATATCTGATTCCGCTCCGATTTCCACGGCCAGTTCCACGATCTCTTGCACAGTTCGGTCGATGGTTCCCGCTGCCGTCTCCACGAACAGTACTGTCGACAAGCCTTTCACTGCATCCAAATTCGCCTCGTCGAGTAGAGCCGAACCACGCAACTGAGGGACTATGACGACGTCCGGCTCCAGCGCAGCGATCTTCTCGAGTTCCACCTGTCCCCAGAGCTGCCCGACCATGTCGGTCTTCGAGAAATCCAAGTTGCCGGAGATGCTGGTGTCCGTCGATCCCGGCGACCGTGTCGGCGCCCCGAAAACACCGACAGGCACCAGTCCGTAATCCCACAGAGCCCCCGCGATTCCGGTGTAAGTGACAAATGTTCGTGGCGGTGAATCCAATTCGATCAGGGTTCCGCGATCGTCGGTGAAGGACCAACCGGCATCGCGTGTGCCGCCGGCATCTGCGTCGGAACGCGAGCAACCGGCCGCTGCCAGCGCAGCAGCCAATCCTGCTGCTGCGCCGAGGAACCTGCGACGGTTCCAGTCCATCTCGAGGCGTCTGTGCGGTCGTGGAGTGAGCAGCGTGGTCATGTGTGTGCCCTTTCGGCGATTGATTGAACTGTTGCAGGAGTAGACGAACGAGAAAAGAGAAGGATCGATACGAAACCCGTGAGCATTCCGACGCCGGCGCAGAAGATCAACGGCCACAGCAAGGCGAACTCGTCGGATCCGGTGAAGAGCGAGCCGCACAGGGCAATTCCGACGGCGAGCCCGAATTGGCGCGATGAGTTGGCTGTTGCCGAAGCCGTCCCGGCGTTCTCTGCCGGGGCGTCCGACATCGCGGCGCTGGGCAGCACCGGCGACACCATCGCCGAACCAACGCCGGTCAGAATCAGCCCGGCGATCAGCGCCGGCCAGATCGGCGCGACGAGAACGTACAGCATGGCGAGGCAACCGATTCCGCAGAGGACCGTCCCGAATCCGAGCGAGAATCGAAGATCAGCTCGCTGAAGCCGTGATCCACACAGGGCCGACACGAAGACAAAAGCGAGCGGTCGAATCGAGAGCACAAGTGCAGCCGTCGACGCCGACAACTCCAACGAGTTCTGCAGCCACAGTGAAAGAACTACGAGCGGGCCGTAAGCCGCGAGGTAGTAACCGAAAGCCGCGACAAGGACGCCGTCGAATTTCAGACATCGGAACAACGCCGGATCGAGCATCGGACGGCTGCTTCGACGCTGCCAGGACACAAACGCCATCAGCGCAACGATTGCGATCACGAAGGCAAGAGCTGTCGACGACGAAGTCCGCCCGGCGTCGCCGCCCCACGTCACGCCCAGAACCGCGGCAACGGCAGCGAGAGTGAACAAAACGATTCCGGCACAGTCGATATTGCCCTCGCCGCGCTCACTTTCGGCGAAACAGAAAACAGCCAGTACGAGCGCCACTACGGCCACGGGGATTCCGAAATAGAAGACCGCACGCCAGTCGAAGAACTGCGTCAGCAGCCCTCCTGCAACGTTTCCGATTCCGGCTGCCAATCCAGCGACAGCGCCCCACGCGGCAAAGGCGACGTGACGATCACGGCCTGAGTACGCGTCGCCGAGCAGAGGCAAGAGCGTCGCAAACATCGCCGCACCGGCAATTCCTTGCGCGCCGCGAGCAGCGACCAGAACCGTGACGTCCGGAGCACCAGCGCACAAGGCCGTCGCCACCAGGAACACGACCAGACCGCAGACATAGAGACGCTTGCGTCCCCAAGCATCGCCGAGCGCGCCCGTCCCCACCAGAAGCGCAGCAAGAGCCAGCGTGTAGGCGTCGACGACCCAGGACATCGCGCCCGTACTGCCGTCCAAACCGACGGCGATGGCCGGCACCGCGATCGTTGTGATCGTGGCGTATGTCAGTAAGAGGAAAGTTCCGATGCATGCGGCGATGAGCGGCAGCCATCGTCGTGCCGACATGGTCAACCTCCGAACAGGGCAGTAAGTGCGCCCTAACTATGGAGGTTCAAGTCAACTTGAAGTCAAGCGCCGCTTCGACGCGGATGTCGAGCTGCTCGAGCAGCCACGGACACTGCATCGGACGCTCTTGCCGACACGTCAGGTGATGCTCGAGAATCAGTTTCGCTCTCGTAGCGGCGGCGATCTGTGCCTCGAGCATCGAAACTTGATCCGTGAGAACCGCGGAGAACTGCTCGGACGTGGTGTCGGCTTCGATGAAGGAGCGCACCTGCTCCAAGGACATTCCCGTCTCGGTGTACATCCGGATCAACGCCAGCCGACGCAGCTCACGACGCCCGTACCAGCGTTTGCCGCCGGTTCGCGATCGCGCGGACAGCAAGCCTTCGTCCTCGTAGTAACGCAAGGTCGATGCCGCGATTCCGAACGATTTTGCAACCTCGCGGATCGGGATCAAGTGCTCACGCATTCATCGATCGTAGGCTGAGCGCGTAGGCGGTTCCGGCAGTTATGTGTAACTTGGCATACTGACTAACGGAAGGGGTCGCGCAAGTGATCTCACAGCAAAATGCTGTATGCGCTCGTTGAACGAGGGAGAGCCATGCTGGATCCAACGCGACGACCTGTCGGGCCGTACTCGTCAGGGGTGCCCCAAGGCGCTCTCGACGTCCGTATGCCTGACCTGGAACGATTCGGCCTCCCCCAGTTATGGCGATCGGCGGTCATCGCGGTCGTGCTGTCCACATCGATCATGATTGCTCTGATCGTGTGGCCGTTCCGCAGACGCGGACGCACCGTCGTGGACGCGGCATCTGACGGCGTGGTGGATGGCTTCATCACTCTCGGTCCGACGTTCGTGAAGCTCGGACAGTTAGTTGCGTCGTCGTCAGGGATTTTCCCCGCGCCGCTGGCCAATGCCTGCCTTCGGTGCCTCGACGATGTGCCACCGTTCCCGGCGGACCAGGCTCGCAGCGTCGTGGAAGCGGACCTCGGATACTCGATCTCCGAAATTTTCGCGAGCTTCGACGATCAACCGCTGGCGGCTGCGTCGGTGGCGCAAGTGCATGCGTGCGTTCTGCACGACGGACGTGAAGCCGTCATCAAGATTCAGCGGCCGGGTATCTATGCCCGCATGCTTATCGACCTCCGGGCGGCATATCGCGGCGCGCGGATTCTCGAGAAGTTCGTCGAGTTCCTACGAATAGCCAACGCGACGGCCATTATTCGCGACCTGCATACCGCCACGATGACGGAACTGAACAGTGCCGTCGAAGCCGATCGGCAAACAACGTTCCGGAATAACATCGGCGCTTTCGGCGACAACAAGGGCGTGACAACGCCCGAGGTGTACTGGGATTACTGCGGGCCTCGGGTGATCTGCATGGAGCGTATGCGGGGTGTTCCTCTCGATCGCTTCGTCGCGAGTCCTGACGGCATCGACGAAGCCCGCATGCTGATCCGGCGCGGTGTGAAGGTATGGCTCGAATCGGTCATTGTTCACGGGCCATTTCACGGTGACGTGCACGCTGGAAATCTCTGGGTACTCGATGACGGCCGGATCGCGATGCTCGATTTCGGAATTGTCGGAATTCTCCCTGAAACGTGGCGAACGATTCTCACCGACTTGTTTCGCGCGACATTGATCGACGGAGATTTTGCCCGGGTCGCCCGCGGTATCCGTGCTTTGGGATACGCCACCGACTACGAGGTGGACGACGATCAACTCGGCCTGCAGGTAGCCACGGCATTGGCGCCGATTCTGGGCCGAGACCTGGGAGAACTCAAGTTGAGTGAACTCATCATGGCGCTGATCCAGTTAGGTAGGCAATGGGGTGTGGCCAGCCCTGAGGAATTGGTTCTGTTCGGCAAGCAGCTCGGCTATTTCGAGCGGTATGCCACTGCGCTCGCACCTGGCTGGGTTATCGGTCAGGACCTTTACCTTTTCAAGAATATGTTTCCCGACGAAGTAACGGCCAAAGCGCACAATTTGGGAATCACCCTTCCGGAATAAATCTGCCTAACTTAACTACTACGACAATCCAGGCGCGGGGATTAATCTGAAGCAACCCCCTGCGCAAGGAGCACGCCGTGCAAACAGCATCCGCCACGATTGCCGAGCAGAAGTCCGCAGACAACTTCATCACCGGAACGACCCCTGCCACCACCATTGGCACGCTCATCGCGTCTTTCGACAGTTCCGTCATCGAATTACTCGTCAGTCCCGGTGGGCTCGACGTCGACATTCGATCAATGGCGCTCCTCGAAGATTCCGATATGGACGGCATGGAATCCGGGGGCGCACTGTCCGACGTGTATCTACCGGTCGGAGTTCCGATTGATTCGGTGATCGACTGGCTGGTCGCGTCGGAGCACCATCCGCACAAACCGAAACTGCTGCTCGTCAAGAATGCCGACAACGAAGGTCCATTGCGGGCAGCCGCGGAAAGATCAGGAATCGCGCTCGCCTCGGTACATCCGAAAGCCAGCTCGGGGCATATCTACTCGCTGATACAGCAGTTGCTTCTCAAGAACGCATACCGCCGACGCGCCACCCCTCAAGGCTCTGGTTTTGATCCCACCGGCGACTCCGACTTGTTCGGGCTCGCGGAGACCATCGCCGAATTGACCGGTGGCCTGGTCACGATCAACGACAATGCCCAACACATCTTTGCCCATTCCGCCGGACACGCGAATGAGGACGAACTACACCAACGCTCGGTGCTCGGCCGCGAATGGCCGAGTGGCTACAGCGAATGGCTGCAGAAGCGAGGCACGTTCGAACATCTACGACGCTCGGACGAGATCATCGACATCCCGGCCGCGCCGGAGTTCGGCGCGGCGCATCGGTTGGCCGTCAGCATTCGGCGCCGCGGCACAAGCGTCGCCACGTCCGGAGTGCACCAGCAGCATCTCGGAACCATCTGGGTTCAGACCGCGGGAACACCACTTCACGACGGTTCCGACGAGGTGCTTCGCGGCGCAGCAGAAGTGGCCTCACGCATCGTGATCCGGATTCTCGACGCGTCCCGCCGGGAGAGCGACCAAATCCAGCGACTGTTCGGCGCTCTGGGCGGCGGTGTCGATATCACCTCCTTGGCGGATTCACTCTCGCTATCCCTCGACGGACCCGCCGCGGTGGTGGGATTCGCAACCACCGAGCAGCCGCCGGCCGAGCTGCGGCGGATGACGAACTCACTGCGCCTGCACGCCAGCGCTTTCCGGCGTGACGCCGTCACCACTGCGATAGTCGACCGGATATACGTGCTCTTCCCTCACGCAGAAGGAGAATCGCTGATCAGCGACTGGGCCGCAGACACAGTTCACTATTTGGAAGGTTCCTCGGATATCGTCGCGCGGGCTGCGGTCGCAGTGATGATTCCCCGACTGTCCGGGGTTCCCGAGGCCCGCAGAGAAGTCGACCGGGTACTCGACGCTCCCGGCGACACGTCTTCCCCCGTCACAACGCTGGCTGCATCGCGCACCGCAGTGCTACTCGGCGAAATCCTCGACCTGATCGGCGATCACGACCGACTTCGGGATCCCCGAGTTGATCGTTTGCTGTCTTACGACGACAAGAACTCGTCGGACATGCAGTCCACGCTCACGAGCTATCTCGCAGCGTTCGG
The nucleotide sequence above comes from Rhodococcus sp. KBS0724. Encoded proteins:
- a CDS encoding zinc-dependent alcohol dehydrogenase family protein, producing MRATIMYSAGDVRVENVPDPTLQQPTDALVRIVRACVCGSDLHPYHDMPATPGGTPMGHEFVGVVEEVGGDVATLKKGDFVIAPFAWSDGTCEFCREGLQTSCRHGGFWAGDGIGGAQAEAIRVPLADGTLVKAPVGEDSELLPSLLTLSDVLGTGYHAAVKGRVNERTSVTVIGDGAVGLMAVLSAKRLGAERIILMGRHKSRTDLGIEFGATDVVAERGDEGIAKVRELTGGDGTHVVLEAVGHMPAYEQAIGVVRPGGVISRVGVPQYEVAPVGFGSLFGPNVTLTGGPAPVRAYIEELMPDVLDGTIQPGKVFDRTVNLDEVPDAYRAMDTREALKVLVRP
- a CDS encoding MFS transporter; amino-acid sequence: MTTVDTPRIGRVNSTAILAIILISYFMILLDNSIIFTGLPSIAAEMGYSATGLSWVQDAYTLVFGGLLLLGARLGDIFGRRRIFVAGLAIFAAASFLVGVAPNGWWLIAARAFQGVGAAVVAPASLSLLTASFPPGRERTRAVAWYGAAAGIGASLGLVIGGALADWVSWRAGFFINVPIGIAMIVLAPRFIPETKPSTGRFDVAGAVYATLGMAALVFGIVNSAEAGAASPTTFLPLTLGVVLLALLVRNESRAEQPIMPLRLFRSRERSGAYAARMLYLGAMIGFFYFTTQLLQGVMGFSAFQAGVAFFPMTVVNFAVALLIPRLTPRFGNAPLLAAGVALTLVGMTWLSFVHSGSTYLSGVALPMILIGAGQGLAFAPLTAAGISGVSADDAGAASGLVNTAHQLGSALGLGILVAISAGAGSAAESPKEALTEHVSTALTAGAGLLAGCLVIVLVFIVPSAGKRRQVDSHPKIVQP
- a CDS encoding cupin domain-containing protein, translating into MEILKQPQTSKAPADWFTGDVWWDVIYAGQEPSRMRANMVRFAPCSRTDWHSHALGQTLHIVSGTALIQARGGEIIEAHPGDTVYTPPGEEHWHGAAPDHFMTHLALWEGPGDGSTETTWGDKVTDEEYNAPRSNRR
- a CDS encoding zinc-binding dehydrogenase — protein: MTETMTALFGGQGPDWVARDVPVPEPGPGQVLVRTHAVALNNADPQMLAEFDTPGSDNEYVAGYEFAGDIAALGPGTHNLTVGDRVMGTAPSSFAQFVLADYRHVIAMPDNLQYNEATALPTALLTEHGALMLAGYTPGQTVLITAATSGIGLLGVQIAKALGAAAVIGTTRSPGKEDVLIKAGADTAVVTTNRNLTDAVLEATEGRGVDVVLDHAGGQTLAACLPATRDGGHLVNIGRLDAAQSTIDLDALSYRHLHLHGASFGFGRAEELGNVIAALANEVMPAVVDGRIRPVIDSIYPFVEASDAAHRMRSGNTVGKIVMPMP
- a CDS encoding alpha-ketoglutarate-dependent dioxygenase AlkB, which translates into the protein MNALIPRPRMEVAPGAVHIPDWLGLAQQRMLVTECRRWATAPVPMRSAVVAGGHKMSVQTVCLGWHWQPYKYTRTADDVNGAAVAALPDWLIELGRKAVREAYGDPGQTYTPDTALINFYDDGARMGMHQDKDERCEAPVVSLSIGQSCVFRFGNTENRNRPYTDIELQSGDLFVFGGASRFAYHGVPKVIAGSADTDSGLTSGRLNITLRDTGMR
- a CDS encoding helix-turn-helix transcriptional regulator, translating into MIVDPGADDRLDKAFMALADPVRRRIIARLSTGPQTVNELAEPFEITKQAVSKHIQVLEAAGLVTRSRDAQRRPVHLNAAALEALTAWIDRYRLVHEQQFRKLDHLLHTTQKETQS
- a CDS encoding SRPBCC family protein, with protein sequence MSTTNPVTITAPEGVPFIDITREFDAPVSAVFAAHSNPELVKQWLGPNGYEMDIEEYNFVSGGRYKYIHRNPEGDEFAFNGVFHVVRDNEFAIQTFEYEGFPDVVSIESMTFEDLGNGRTRLSGHSVYPSLEARDGMIESNMERGVVEGYERLDKIVAQS
- a CDS encoding VOC family protein encodes the protein MDWTLEVVIVPVSDLERSIAFYREQVGFNLDHHTVNEHMTVAQLTPRGSGCSIVIGNLPSQSEMAPGSLKGLQLVVSDAATARQELIDRGVDASEVTVFDERDGGTFFGFSDPDGNTWAVQQLKVRGEKPLIPKAYQDRFGA
- a CDS encoding Ada metal-binding domain-containing protein, which produces MPNKTYILRDARNKPYESQTPGVLGGHRKTKIYGRLDCRGAAQAIARGGYVASRVFFADEPTAIAAGYRPCAVCLPEDYAAWKAAATRRNGPGTPSE